A DNA window from Malus domestica chromosome 12, GDT2T_hap1 contains the following coding sequences:
- the LOC103449566 gene encoding BEL1-like homeodomain protein 1 — translation MATYFHHHRGNSSEIQASSDSALQTLVLMNPSYVPYSDTPPPPQQQQQPQTPPAATNLVFLNSAANSLTHHPSTLSHAPPSHHQQFVGIPLAQDPNSNSSQSMHHPHHDISTLHAFMPRIQTQYALWNSIDPTAAARDTPRAQQGLSLSLSSQQPGWSFQGGATEREVPSGEDIRVSSGSNSSASGVTNGVSGMQSVLLSSKYLKAAQELLDEVVNVGNGMRTELPKKGNGQQSKAAAESAAGDCSVGGEGSGKRASELSTAERQEIQMKKGKLINMLDEVDQRYRQYHRQMQMVISSFEQAAGIGSARTYTALALQTISKQFRCLKDAITNQIRSANKSLGEEDSVGGKIEGSRLKYVDHQLRQQRALQQLGMIQHNAWRPQRGLPERSVSVLRAWLFEHFLHPYPKDSDKHMLAKQTGLTRSQVSNWFINARVRLWKPMVEEMYMEEVKEQEQNGSSEKMSKSNGDSASKSTAPQDTENQTTSTFNFKQENSVNHNLAAHPSISISQASTSPTNMVRNQSGFTLIGSSELDGITQGSPKKPRSTEIMHSSNGSVPRMNIEAQEVNNEQVSMKFGDERQGRDGYSFMGGQTNFIGNFGQYPIGEIGRFDADQFAPRFSGNGVSLTLGLPHCENLSMSGAHRHQTFLPNQNIQLGRRVDTGETNDQFGAINTSASHSSAAAFENIDIQNRKRFVAQLLPDFVA, via the exons ATGGCGACCTACTTTCATCACCACCGCGGCAACTCATCGGAAATCCAAGCCTCCTCCGACAGTGCCTTACAAACACTCGTTCTCATGAATCCCTCTTATGTCCCTTACTCCGacactccaccaccaccacagcaACAACAACAGCCTCAAACCCCACCCGCCGCCACCAACCTTGTTTTTCTCAACTCAGCCGCCAATTCCCTCACTCACCACCCCTCAACTCTCTCCCACGCGCCGCCCTCTCACCACCAGCAATTTGTCGGCATCCCGCTAGCGCAAGACCCCAACAGCAACAGCTCCCAATCCATGCACCACCCCCATCATGACATCTCCACACTGCATGCCTTCATGCCTAGAATTCAGACTCAGTACGCGCTTTGGAACTCAATTGACCCGACCGCGGCCGCGCGTGACACCCCACGCGCTCAGCAGGGCCTGTCTTTGAGTCTCTCCTCTCAGCAGCCGGGTTGGTCGTTCCAGGGGGGCGCCACCGAGAGGGAGGTCCCGTCAGGGGAAGACATTCGGGTTTCCAGCGGGTCAAATTCGTCGGCTTCTGGTGTGACGAATGGGGTTTCGGGTATGCAGAGCGTGCTGCTAAGCTCCAAGTACTTGAAGGCGGCGCAGGAGCTGCTCGATGAGGTTGTGAACGTTGGGAATGGGATGAGGACTGAGCTGCCAAAGAAGGGTAATGGGCAGCAGAGTAAAGCGGCGGCTGAGTCGGCCGCCGGGGACTGTTCAGTAGGCGGTGAAGGGAGTGGAAAGCGTGCGTCTGAGTTGAGCACTGCTGAGAGGCAGGAAATTCAGATGAAGAAGGGAAAGCTAATCAACATGCTTGATGAG GTTGACCAAAGGTACAGGCAATACCACCGACAGATGCAAATGGTAATTTCATCATTCGAGCAAGCAGCTGGAATTGGCTCAGCAAGAACATACACTGCTCTGGCACTGCAAACAATATCAAAGCAATTCAGGTGCCTGAAGGACGCCATAACGAACCAAATTCGATCCGCAAACAAGAGCTTGGGAGAAGAAGATAGCGTTGGAGGCAAGATTGAAGGCTCAAGGCTCAAATATGTTGACCATCAGCTGAGGCAGCAAAGGGCTCTCCAACAATTGGGAATGATCCAGCACAATGCTTGGAGACCACAAAGAGGATTGCCCGAAAGATCTGTTTCCGTTCTTCGCGCTTGGCTCTTCGAACACTTCCTCCACCC ATATCCGAAGGATTCAGACAAGCACATGCTTGCAAAACAGACTGGACTTACTAGGAGTCAG GTTTCCAATTGGTTTATAAACGCTCGGGTCCGGCTGTGGAAGCCAATGGTGGAGGAAATGTACATGGAGGAAGTGAAGGAGCAAGAGCAGAATGGATCATCTGAGAAAATGAGCAAGAGCAATGGGGACTCAGCATCAAAGTCCACAGCTCCACAAGACACTGAGAACCAAACAACAAGCACTTTCAACTTCAAACAAGAGAATTCGGTGAATCACAATCTCGCTGCTCATCCATCAATTTCGATTTCCCAAGCCTCAACATCGCCCACAAACATGGTTCGGAACCAGTCCGGATTCACTCTCATTGGGTCATCAGAACTCGATGGGATTACACAAGGTAGTCCAAAGAAGCCTAGGAGCACCGAAATTATGCACTCCTCAAATGGTAGTGTCCCGCGTATGAATATTGAGGCCCAAGAGGTGAACAATGAGCAAGTTTCTATGAAATTCGGGGACGAGAGGCAGGGCAGAGATGGCTACTCTTTCATGGGAGGGCAGACTAATTTCATCGGAAATTTTGGGCAATACCCGATTGGGGAAATTGGCAGGTTTGATGCAGACCAATTCGCACCAAGGTTCTCGGGCAACGGTGTCTCTCTCACTCTAGGTCTTCCTCACTGCGAAAACCTCTCCATGTCCGGAGCTCACCGCCATCAAACTTTTCTCCCAAACCAAAACATTCAGCTGGGGAGAAGAGTAGACACTGGTGAAACAAATGATCAGTTTGGTGCCATAAACACTTCAGCTTCTCACTCTTCCGCTGCTGCATTCGAAAACATCGACATTCAGAACCGAAAGAGGTTCGTAGCCCAATTGTTACCAGACTTTGTGGCGTGA